In one window of Juglans regia cultivar Chandler chromosome 3, Walnut 2.0, whole genome shotgun sequence DNA:
- the LOC108984632 gene encoding non-specific lipid-transfer protein B-like, whose translation MEKKTILTASGLMMMMLILSATTARADLCQDALKILSPCLPFLTGSDQQLAPSPTCCLGASELLNKATTSEDLKALCVCFKNAAAQDGVKSDRAELLPNLCKIKVPVPIKPDVDCNKL comes from the exons ATGGAGAAGAAAACAATTCTAACGGCCTCtgggttgatgatgatgatgttgatccTAAGCGCAACTACTGCAAGAGCCGATCTATGCCAGGATGCGTTGAAAATTTTGTCGCCTTGCTTGCCATTCTTGACGGGTTCAGATCAGCAACTGGCACCCAGTCCTACCTGCTGCCTAGGCGCAAGCGAATTGCTCAATAAAGCTACAACCTCCGAAGATCTTAAGGCTCTCTGTGTCTGTTTCAAAAATGCTGCAGCCCAGGATGGTGTTAAGTCTGATAGGGCTGAACTGCTTCCCAACCTCTGCAAGATCAAAGTTCCGGTTCCTATTAAACCAGATGTGGACTGCAACAA ATTATGA